Sequence from the Mugil cephalus isolate CIBA_MC_2020 chromosome 20, CIBA_Mcephalus_1.1, whole genome shotgun sequence genome:
GCGTTTTACCTGCGCCTGAACCGTCTGAAGCTGCTTCTCGACGTTCCTCTtggcctcctcttcttcctccagctGTTCCTTCAGGTTGTTCTGCTCATCCTCAAGCTGCCGCAGACGAGTGCCGAGCGACAGTTTCTGGCGCGTTTCTTCCTGGAGGAGTTCCTGTTGTGATGACGGGAGACGCAGAGTTACAAGCAGCGACGTTTGCCACATATAATATTAGGATTTAAACAATTCTTCAAGTGAGCCTTACTGAGTCTGTTTACTTACAAGGAACATGAAGTTATGTGTTAAAGCAGATGTGCTAAACTCTGGACCTACAGAGGAGTGTGAACAACGTTTGCGTCTTGGTTTAGTGGCAGCGTACCTGAACGTCCTGCAGTTGCGATTCCACAGCAGAGCAGTCTTTGGTTGCCTTGATGGACTTTCCCTCCACTTCGGTCAGCACAGTGTTGACGTTATCCAGTTCAGCCTGACGGCAGAAGACAACGAATAAACCCCTGAACATCTTCACTTTAAAATGGACACAACCACATAAATCTAATGTATATGCAATGGTTAGTAAATAAAGACTTGTAGTTGGGAACGAGTGAAGGAGAATGACGTCACACAGTTATCGTCATTCAACTTATAGACGTCAGAAAACTAGATGGCCCGTGTCCATGAAAGCGCTCTCCTTGTCggaatataacttggtgtgttccatatttacatttttttttgagtgcggagtgaaattaaagtttaaaaaataaaaatcttgatAATAACTAATATAATTAATTGCTAtaattgtaaatggaacagatgGAACAGATAACTTTTACAGTGATGAAGTCTCTAAcaccacacgaggcagaaatttataaaaatattcaaaacttttaactgtttaattaaaatgtagaaaaaatacactattaatcacagttttgGTTTGACCAGGTTATTATTTTTAGGcgttgttagcgcgacatggacttgtagttccaatataacacatgaaaaacttaaattacactgtaacagcttATGCaagtggaaaaatactgtctgtacgaccgatttaatgcaacaaaaactaatgtgCTAATATTGTTACAGGAGCTTTAAATTAGCGTTTATAgtcagggcggccatcttggtaactcaacttgGGGTTAGTGAGGATGCTATGACTTTGTGAGTAGAAAACCTGACTTCGGCAGACGCTCCAATTGACAAACGTAACGCACCGAAATTGTTTCAAACTCTTGTACCTGCACTTTAGTGAGTTTCTCGGCCAGCTCCAACCTCTGGCGCTCGCTCTCCGTGTGCTTGATCTGCAGCTCCTGGACCTGGGCCTCAGCCTTCTTCCTGCGATGTTCGGAATCTCCTTTACCCTGCATCAGTGTCTGCAGCTCGATGGTCAGCTCGTTCCTCTCGGACTCCAGGGCCTGCTTGGCCTTCTCCATCGACACTTTGTTCTGCAGGGACGGAGGCAAGTGGTAATTGTTTtgaggagaaatgagaaataaagaaagcaaaaacataaGTGATATTAGCTGTGATGAAGTACCCTCTTAGCCTGCTCCAGCTGCTCATTGAGCTCATCGAAGGCCTGACTGTGCTTCTGTCTCATCTCAACCATCTGCTGTTCGTGGACTTTGGCTTCTTCGTCCAGAGTTTTTTTGAGCTGTGCCACCTCCATCTCACGTTTGGCCCTACACAGGAAGAACAGAGGTTAGTACGCTTTGTTTGAGCGACCTCCACCCTGAGAAAGATGAACACCAACAAGGCTGCAGGTCCATGAACAATTTAAATGTTcgtgtatttatgtgtgcctttaagactcttgaatcttgaattataTCTGTACCCGCGCCACCATCTCTACCTGAGTTCTTGCTGAGCAGCGGTGGAGTCATGAGTGTCCTCTAGCTCGGTCTTGAGAGCCTCCAGCTCTTCTCCCAGGTCCCTGCGGAGTTTGTCTGCTTTGGCGCGAGCCGCCCTCTCCAGCTCCAAATCCTCCTGCAGCTCAGAGAGCTGAGCCTCCAACTCGCGGATCTTCTTCTGCGCCAAGTTCTTCTGCGCAGCCTCTTCCTCGGTCCTTAAGGTTGGAAATAAGTCAGCGAAATATCAGTAAAAATAGGCCACACTTCTCAAATTACCAATACTCCAGAAACAACAATCTTAAGAGTTCACGCAGACCTGGCCAGAGCTGCCTGGAGCTCCTCTTCCTTCTTGGCTAGCTGGGCGCGGAGCTCAGCGATCTGGGCCTGCAGCTCGGCGATGTGATCGTGTGTCTCGGTGAAGTCGCCCTCCAGCTTGCGTCGGTTCTTCTCCAGCTCTTGACGCTGCTTCTCCTCTCTGCGCAAGCGGTCTAatggggggagagaaaaaaaaaaaagaagaaaattacaagGATGAAAAGATAATAACTTAATAATACCTTGTTCTGTTTCTCTATTGGCCATTCTCCCTACCCTCTAGGTCTGTGATCATGGCCTCGTGTTTGTTCTTGAGTTTCTGCAGACTCTTagatttctcctcctcctctgccaggTTGGTGGTGAACTCAGAGATCCTCTCCTCAAGCAACTTTTTCTCCTGGATTCACAAACGATACATTTTTAGGTTATGATATTTTCAAAGCAAGTGAAATGCTCGTTTATTTTCCAGTCATTATTTCCAGTCTAACcttgtttagtttgttgttctggTCATCTAGGACCATAACGTCTTCTTCCACCTTCTTTATCTTGGCCTCCAGAGTGAccttctccagctgcagcttctgcctggctgcctcctcctcatccagctgctgctccaggtcCTGAGGTTTAACAAGACACGACTCAGTCAGGTGTTCAGTGTTCGAGAAATCAGTATTTATTCCGTCCAGAATGATCTTTTCTCACTTACAGAAATATTTtgctgcatcttcttcttctccgttGTCAAGTGAGAGGCacgctcttcctcctcctccacccggGCCTCCAGGTCGTGAAggatctcctccagctcctgcttcTTAGCGGCCAGACGGGCTCTCATCTCCTCTGCTTCGGCGCAGAGCTCGGTTTCTGCCTGAAGCTGCTCCTGCAGGGCCATCTTCTCGGCACTCAGCTGCAAGCGCACCGAAAGCGTTACTTTACTTCAAACCAAGAATAAACGACAAGCCTCAAAGCCTTATAAGTGAACTGAAGAGTAGGAACTAGTCACGAGTCTTAAActttacctgctgctgtttttcctccAACTCCATGAGCTGCTGCTCGGCATACATTTGCTTCTCCTTCACCTTATTCAGCTCCTCATCCTTGGcctgcatctcctcctcctgcctgctGACTTGCAGCAGGGGCTTCACCTGTGGACAGACGAAATGTGGAATTAGGGAGGGAttagagaggaaaagaaaggaaatgtgaATGAGCAGGATGCAGGAGACGGAGCTTTTACCTTGGTGAACAGCCTCCACCACTGCCAGTTCCTGAGTTTGAGGTAAGCGGCGCAGTTCCTCTGGATCACCTTCATCGCagtcagctgctgctgtctcttGGCGAAAGCCCTGAAAACATTAGATAGTTAGCGTTCATATCCTTCACATTACCATTATTATAAAGAGAAAAGTCTTCAGAAGGGGGCGGATATCTCCTCTTACTTGCGAGCCACGTAGCCTCTGCACCAGGCCTGGaagctgatgatgatgtctgTGATCTTCatgtccctctcctcctccaggtgagcGAGGACTCCGGCTCTGAAGAACACTTTGCTCTGGCCAATGCGGTACAGGTTGGGATCCAGCTCCAGGCTTTTGATCTGACggtcagaaaagaaaagcgaTCAATCGCGCTGAAGAGGAAGCAGCTATGAAAGGAATCTGGCTACAATCTCACAAGCCCTCTCTTACCATGAGCACGCAGGCCTGCTTTCCGTCCATGAAGCCCTTGGGGATGGCGTTGGGAGTGAGGATTTCATACCTAGAAGATggaatgtcatttatttttcttagcacgaccttataaataaaaataaaaaaaacaacaatctgtCACTAAACCGTTACCTCTGCCTGAACTCCTGGAAGACGATGCGGTTAGGGAAGCCCTGTCTGCAGATACGGATCCCTTCCAGGACACCGTTACACCTCAGCTGGTCCAGAACCAGGTGGGGGTCCAGTTTACCAGCCTGAGGATGAGGAACATCAGTAACATCAGAACATCAGTGCAgcaacaacataataataagTTTCCAACAACATAAAAGCGACAAAGTactgaactaaactgaaaaTCTTTCACTTTCGCAACACGCCTGAAGATTAACAGAAGATAAGGCTAATTACACTAatgacaatattaaaaaaaacgtgtttttaaatatttgaggtGTATAGGAGTGTTAACAAAGCACTGGAACATCTTTGAGTAACCAGCAAAGTGTCGGCTACAAAATTCAAATTGATCTTCACTTGAACAACTAACTATCTGTTCATAAAACCCCTAgagccattttatttatttattttttaaatatttgccatttcctgcatcctctcattAGAAATCTCGCTGCCATCTCGTGAGACTGGTTTTGCCTGACTAGTCTCATGTGAGACCGCACAACGAGATTAGTGCACGTGTATTTAAAACAAGCAAGAAGTGAAACTAGATGTAAGATAATTGTGGGGAATGCAACAAATCTCCCAAACCAGAGACAActtctgtagaaaaaaaaaaaaatctatttcataACTAAACGTTTTTAGCTCTAAATAAACTGAATCAGACATCCAGCCCTATGTGATACCTTCTTCTCGTGGTTGGGGATGATGCAGCGGACAAAGTTGGGATTTGTGTTCCTCAGTGTGGCCATGAGCTTGGACAGCTGCTCCTTGTACAGCTGGCCCACGGTGCGGAACATGCCCTTGCGGGTCTTGAAAGCACCGGGCATCTCCGACATGCCAGACACCTTATCCAGGCCCACGATGCGGTCGACTggaaaagcagagaggaggggaaaatgGGGGAATAGGGATAGAACATTATGCAAGAAGTCAGCAGTGTTTCATTTGATAATCTGAATATTTAATCAGGCAAACTCAAACCAAATGCACGTCACAGAGAGGAATGAATATGACCGTTATACTgtatctccacttcctcccgGCAAACACACACCGGGAGAGAGGATCAGTGAAACACCACTCAAACACAAAAGTGAATGTGGAGGGAActcaggaggaggacgacgtaAGAAGTCGGTGAAGTGTGGAAAGgtaacacaccacaacacaaataatacTCAGTGAATGCAGTGAGTGGAGGGTATTTGTCAACTATTTGTCTGAGTGATGCGTGATGATTGACTTAAACTTGTATGTGCGTCAGGAAGGTGACAAACCAAACCCATGCAGTATATACCCATTGCTGCAGTACCCATGACCAACACCAGGAGTCCCTAAACAACACTATtacacagagggagaaaaggagagTTCAATGACAGAGCAACAAGTGATAAGACAACCAGAAAAGTTTGTTACTGCACAAAGAGCTGGTTTTAGACAGAGACGAGTCATATTTggaaaaaattatgaaaaaacgGATGAATGGACACATGACAAACAtcaggagaaagaaggaaagttgTATGAAAAAGAGAAACCTTTTCACCTGAATCTGAGTGCAGGATAGGAAAACGCTGATAAAAATAGGCTCTCTGGCAATTCTTTACCTCTGAGTGCCAGcgaaagagaataaataaataaagacaagacGGAACGGGGccaaacagaggaagaaatggaTGAAAGAAGTCGGTGGGATtagaaaaaggtaaaaacaaaggTTCCACACGCCAGAcagtaaaagagaaagaaagcgcGATGAACAGAAAGCCAAAAAAAGTCATCGACTACTAGAGAAGCGATGATTCCTGGTTAATATCGGCAAAGCGAGGCTCAACTCACCGTCCCTCCAGAGCTCGGACACAAACTTGTCGGTGGACTGGTTGAGCAGTGTGGCGACGTTGTCGTTCAAGGGGTCCATGTTCTTCATCAGCCACTCGTCCGCCTTGTAGTCCACCTGAGGAGTAGATGTGTTTTAGACTCACGTGCAGCCTAAAACAAGCTGAGCTTTCGCTTGACGACGTATCACGAGGACAGTTTACCTTTCCAGCGTAATGGATGATGCAGAAATCAGCTTCATCCTTCAGTTTCTTGGGCTTGAAGAACTTGGGGTGCGTCCCCTGCTCCTGGAGCACCTTCTCCACAAAGCTCTTGTCGGTGGCCTTGGGAAACCAGCACTCCTCATCCAGCAGAGCCAGGATACCAGGGGGGCTGGCCTGGAACCACGAGAGAGAGAGCAGTTAGCAGACGGGACGGGGATGAACATGTCGGCAGAGGTgggaaaaagttaaaaaggaCACTCACGGGTTTCTCGATGAGGTCGATGCAGGGCTGCAGGTCGAGGCCGAAGTCGATGAAGCTCCACTCGATGCCCTCCCTCTGGTACTCCTCTTGCTCCAGGATGAACATGGTGTGGttgaagagctgctgcagcttctcgtTGGTGTAGTTGATGCACAGCTGCTCAAAGGAGTTCAGCTAAAGAGGCACGAGAGAATAATGATTACGGTCACGGTTGACGCGTGaaatacatgcacatacatgcCATTTCCTGAACCCTTCCAATTAATATATATTGGATTTAATCAAATTAGCACAACAGTATTCATTTACCTCAAAGATCTCAAAGCCGGCAATGTCCAGGATGCCGATGAAGGAGGCTCCCTGCCTCTTGGTCTTGTCGAGGGCCTTGTTGATCCTCATGACGAGCCAGCGGAACATCCTTTCGTACGTGGCCTTGGCCAGAGCCTCCACAGCGAACTCTGCCTGCTCCTGGGTCTGGGCCTTCTGGACGTAGTCTCTTCCCACCTTGATCCTGGGCGACAGGATGGCCCGGGTGAAGTCTGTGACGTTCATGCCCATGAGGTGGCACACCTTCTGggcagctgcaggaggaaaacaattcatattttattaaatatagaCGGAACTTCGTTTCACCTACTCTGGGATtgccataaaataaaagaaatttggtttggtttaacAAAACAGGACGTGAACCACATCAAGGTAACTATTACACTAAGACCAAAGGAGTCATGTCTATCAGGAGATTCATCTAATTTGATAAAGTTTCAACTAAGGCTTAAAAGCTCTTCCTCTCGTTGTACATGATCACAAAGTAAATAATTATGAACAATTGGATCTGTTCAAAAGCTCCATTAGAGAAGGAATGAGGCACTGAGGCAATGGATATAATGAATATAATGAATTTAGAAAAAGTGGCTTTTAGGTTTATGTTGCATGTGAAGTTTGTCTTCTGAGATTTAATAAGATACGATGCTAAGACCAGTGGGAGGGGGTagtactactattattattatagttattatgCTGATTATATGTTTGCAAGTATaaatataagtatatatatgtgtgtgtgtatgcgtgtgtaaagataaaaagtatatttaaaaaatatgcaaCAGCAAAATTATCAGCTACTTATGAAGATGCAGAGGTTGAAAGTCTGACGTACCTGTGTTGTCGGGCATGGAGGCCTGGTCTGTGTGGCGTTCCTTCTTGAAGTTCATGTTTCCAAGCTGGAGAACAGAGGCAACCACCTTCAACATGCCTGTAGACAGAGAACAATCAAGAGCataaacatcatttttttttttaaggattattacaaaaccattaaaaaatagaaaaagaaacgtGAAGAGCAGCCAGCTGACCTATCTGCTCGTCCTCTGGGATACTCATGATCCTCATGGCCTCCAGAGTCTCTGTGAACAGATCCTTGTCCTGCTGCCCCGGGATCGTGACGTTCCCGTTGGAGAGGAAACGGTAGTTGTTGTAATTTTCAAGGAGGAGATCGGCTGAAACGCAAGAGGAAAAAGTTCCCTGTAAAAACCTCAAACATCAAAATGCCTCCCGTCTTCGAATGGAGTCTCACGGGCGACGTTCTTACCGCGCAGCTTGTCGCCAGCGCCCGTGAGCAGGTAGTAGAAGATGTGGAAGGTCCTCTCGTCTTTGGCCTGGCGGATGGCACGAGATTTCTCCAACAGGTCTAGAGGTCAAACCGGTTAAGGCCAAGTTCTCTGATACCACCATGACTCAACACGTTTGTTCATTGTAATGACACTTTGAAACTGACTAAGTGatccaaaaaataaacaaataaataagaacgTTAATTAGAATTACCACCTCCCTGTAAAATAGCTACTTTGATGTCGAGCGGTTTTGAGGCTGGTGAAAATTGTGGGTGTGTAGGTGGGGCAGGAGATCCGATCTGAGTGCgatttgttttttcctgagtGATAACAACTGCAACATGTTAGAATGATGTCATGCTGAAACTCTCGCTGGATGTGGAccattattattcttttttgtaGTTAAGAGTGATATCCACCCTAAGAACACGATGGACTCACGTTGACACACGTTTTTGACTTTATTCCcaaaaaagggaagaggaaaTGGTCTTTTGTTCATGTGCTGTGTTTCAACCCAGGCCGccctaaattaaaatataatttaaaaaaaaataaataaataaaaataccccAGACCCATAATTTACTGTAGGATAGTGAAAATTAATTTCATAAAAGTTCCCAATTGGCCTTCCTGATATAAAGTGTAAATATATCCTTGAGTCTATATGGAAGTTTCTGTCAAATTTGTAGATTATATCAAAATGATGCGATAGATATCATGTTCACATGGATGAGACGGACGTACAAGTgagtgaaatgtttaaaaaaaaaattaacaagaGAAGCAACGATGTGACAGGATACAAGTCTCAATATTGGCTCCAACGATGTAACCGTTGACATCAAAGTTGATCCGAATGAATTTTCccttggggagaaaaaaaaacaaacatttaaataaacatttaaatatttaagtgcAACAGGTTCATAGGTAAACTGATCTTCACAAGAAACTTAAAAACACTTTGATATGTTCTTACAAATCTGGAGGAGTTGTCATTTTTGACTGTCTTGGCATTTCCAAAGGCTTCCAGGATGGGGTtagcctgcagcagctgcttctctagctccccctggtggaaACGAATAGAACAGCAAAGCAAAAATAAGAATCAATGATCCCGTCTGCAACACTACAGGAGGATTGGATGGATCCAAGTAATGATCCGTCTTAAACAATATCACCTTGTTGCCAGAAAAACAATTagttaaacatgtttgtacTTTTTTCTCATGATGTACTTACGTCCGAAGGGATGggacaacaaaacatttaaacaagtgATAAAAGCagggatacacacacacacacacgcataaaccAGCAACACACATCACAACCCAAGCATTTTATCCCGACATGTGTTAGTGACCAAATCAGCAAACACCCCCAAAAACCGTCTTCACAAACCCGTCACCTGTTAAACCAGAGCAGTTCAGGGGACGACAAGGACAAAATATTCAGAATATTCTTATACTGTCCTCACGTATGCTGTGTGTACAGagtgacttaaaaaaaatgtttgttaagGCACAAAAATAAGCCGCTCGGAATAACAGCGTCTATCCAAATATCTGACTGCGTCGTCGTCTGCAAATGTCttttatgaaaacacacaaatgtcaaAAGCAACAGGAGAAAAAGCGGCTTTTAAACTTAGCACAAAGTAGCGAAAAATTCAACCAGACAAATATGAAtccatcttaaaataaaaatactccgtgttttttcccccccagcaAAGACCACTCCCTGTTATCCTACTATTGTCTGGCTGAATTTTTCACAGGAACACAAACGGCTGCCACTGAGCTGCAAACAAACTTCCTCCTGACTTCCTATTGGCTGGCAAAACATGTCAACTCTGCCCTTAACACAAAGTGACTCCCACAACAGTGCGCTCCAgcaaaaaggaggagggggaggaggaggagggggggtgaggtTGGGGAAGGAAGGTGACGACAGAagcaggtggagggagggggagggggggtgaggaggaagagtgaATGAAAGGGGAGAGTTAACTCACATGTGACAGGACCGAGCTGTTCTGTTGATGGGAAGAGAGAAATACAACAACCTCAAAAAAAAGGGATGATGGATGtggttttcattaaaaacccCCAGAGGGTCACTTTCAGCTGCCAGGCCAGATAAGGTTGACGTGACGTCAAGTGAGTTTTATTTCTGATGAGTCGATGCAGTGAAGTCGGGCTAAGCTAAACACGTTCGCAGATAAAGCGAGGCCTCTGGTCTGTATAATATGTCAGCGCGTACTGGGAGACTTTTAATCTATGCTACTGTTTTTCCTGTTCCTGCAGAGCTCTTATCTTGATCTGCCACACTTCCAATACAGACTGAAGGAGTTTTTAGTTAGATTGAGGCCGGCATCTGCTCAGTAATAAAATATTAGCACTAAATAACCATTTTTATACTTAATTTCTCTCTGGGAGGAAGGAATAAATTCTTCAGGAGAAACAGCAACATGACGGTCAACTACTAATTTAGATATGTTCTAATTGAGGGTTGTGTAAGTTCATATTTAGTATCAAATCATGAGTTAATTTGGATGCAG
This genomic interval carries:
- the LOC124998253 gene encoding myosin-9-like isoform X1, giving the protein MSDADKFLYVDRNMVNNPLAQADWASKKLVWVPSERLGFESGSVKEEHGDECVVELADSGKKIKVNKDDIQKMNPPKFSKVEDMAELTCLNEASVLHNLKERYYSGLIYTYSGLFCVVINPYKNLPIYSEEIVEMYKGKKRHEMPPHIYAITDTAYRSMMQDREDQSILCTGESGAGKTENTKKVIQYLAHVASSHKTKKDQNSSVLSHGELEKQLLQANPILEAFGNAKTVKNDNSSRFGKFIRINFDVNGYIVGANIETYLLEKSRAIRQAKDERTFHIFYYLLTGAGDKLRADLLLENYNNYRFLSNGNVTIPGQQDKDLFTETLEAMRIMSIPEDEQIGMLKVVASVLQLGNMNFKKERHTDQASMPDNTAAQKVCHLMGMNVTDFTRAILSPRIKVGRDYVQKAQTQEQAEFAVEALAKATYERMFRWLVMRINKALDKTKRQGASFIGILDIAGFEIFELNSFEQLCINYTNEKLQQLFNHTMFILEQEEYQREGIEWSFIDFGLDLQPCIDLIEKPASPPGILALLDEECWFPKATDKSFVEKVLQEQGTHPKFFKPKKLKDEADFCIIHYAGKVDYKADEWLMKNMDPLNDNVATLLNQSTDKFVSELWRDVDRIVGLDKVSGMSEMPGAFKTRKGMFRTVGQLYKEQLSKLMATLRNTNPNFVRCIIPNHEKKAGKLDPHLVLDQLRCNGVLEGIRICRQGFPNRIVFQEFRQRYEILTPNAIPKGFMDGKQACVLMIKSLELDPNLYRIGQSKVFFRAGVLAHLEEERDMKITDIIISFQAWCRGYVARKAFAKRQQQLTAMKVIQRNCAAYLKLRNWQWWRLFTKVKPLLQVSRQEEEMQAKDEELNKVKEKQMYAEQQLMELEEKQQQLSAEKMALQEQLQAETELCAEAEEMRARLAAKKQELEEILHDLEARVEEEEERASHLTTEKKKMQQNISDLEQQLDEEEAARQKLQLEKVTLEAKIKKVEEDVMVLDDQNNKLNKEKKLLEERISEFTTNLAEEEEKSKSLQKLKNKHEAMITDLEDRLRREEKQRQELEKNRRKLEGDFTETHDHIAELQAQIAELRAQLAKKEEELQAALARTEEEAAQKNLAQKKIRELEAQLSELQEDLELERAARAKADKLRRDLGEELEALKTELEDTHDSTAAQQELRAKREMEVAQLKKTLDEEAKVHEQQMVEMRQKHSQAFDELNEQLEQAKRNKVSMEKAKQALESERNELTIELQTLMQGKGDSEHRRKKAEAQVQELQIKHTESERQRLELAEKLTKVQAELDNVNTVLTEVEGKSIKATKDCSAVESQLQDVQELLQEETRQKLSLGTRLRQLEDEQNNLKEQLEEEEEAKRNVEKQLQTVQAQLTDLKKKVEQDAGCLETAEEGKKRVQRDLESTTQRLEEKCAAYDKLDKTKTRLQQELDDMVVDQDHLRQMVSNLEKKQKKFDQMLAEEKNISARYAEERDRAEAEAREKETRALALTRELESLMDLKDEVDRSNKLLRAEMEDLVSSKDDAGKNVHELEKAKRAMEQQMEEMKTQLEELEDELQATEDAKLRLEVNMQAMKAQYERDLAGRDEMGEEKKRALVKQVREMEMELEDERKQRSAAVAARKKLELDLKELEAGIDMANKNRDEALKQLKKLQAQMKDLIRELEDTRMSREEILAQSKETEKKLKGMEADMIQMQEELAAAERVKRQAQLERDELQDEINNQAAKNAQVAEERRRLEARIAQLEEELEEEQCNSELINDRLKKSMLQTDQMNVELAAERSTCQRVEGARAQMERQNKELKLKLQELEGTVKSKYKANMAALEAKIAQLEEQLDMETRERQGATKLVRRTEKKLKEVILQMDDERRNTEQYKDQVDKLNSRMKQLKRQLEEAEEEAQRANANRRKLQRELEDATESADAMNREVNTLKNKLRRGDLPFTVRRTVPRASGIESDEESEPKSETPEPKAE
- the LOC124998253 gene encoding myosin-9-like isoform X2; this translates as MSDADKFLYVDRNMVNNPLAQADWASKKLVWVPSERLGFESGSVKEEHGDECVVELADSGKKIKVNKDDIQKMNPPKFSKVEDMAELTCLNEASVLHNLKERYYSGLIYTYSGLFCVVINPYKNLPIYSEEIVEMYKGKKRHEMPPHIYAITDTAYRSMMQDREDQSILCTGESGAGKTENTKKVIQYLAHVASSHKTKKDQGELEKQLLQANPILEAFGNAKTVKNDNSSRFGKFIRINFDVNGYIVGANIETYLLEKSRAIRQAKDERTFHIFYYLLTGAGDKLRADLLLENYNNYRFLSNGNVTIPGQQDKDLFTETLEAMRIMSIPEDEQIGMLKVVASVLQLGNMNFKKERHTDQASMPDNTAAQKVCHLMGMNVTDFTRAILSPRIKVGRDYVQKAQTQEQAEFAVEALAKATYERMFRWLVMRINKALDKTKRQGASFIGILDIAGFEIFELNSFEQLCINYTNEKLQQLFNHTMFILEQEEYQREGIEWSFIDFGLDLQPCIDLIEKPASPPGILALLDEECWFPKATDKSFVEKVLQEQGTHPKFFKPKKLKDEADFCIIHYAGKVDYKADEWLMKNMDPLNDNVATLLNQSTDKFVSELWRDVDRIVGLDKVSGMSEMPGAFKTRKGMFRTVGQLYKEQLSKLMATLRNTNPNFVRCIIPNHEKKAGKLDPHLVLDQLRCNGVLEGIRICRQGFPNRIVFQEFRQRYEILTPNAIPKGFMDGKQACVLMIKSLELDPNLYRIGQSKVFFRAGVLAHLEEERDMKITDIIISFQAWCRGYVARKAFAKRQQQLTAMKVIQRNCAAYLKLRNWQWWRLFTKVKPLLQVSRQEEEMQAKDEELNKVKEKQMYAEQQLMELEEKQQQLSAEKMALQEQLQAETELCAEAEEMRARLAAKKQELEEILHDLEARVEEEEERASHLTTEKKKMQQNISDLEQQLDEEEAARQKLQLEKVTLEAKIKKVEEDVMVLDDQNNKLNKEKKLLEERISEFTTNLAEEEEKSKSLQKLKNKHEAMITDLEDRLRREEKQRQELEKNRRKLEGDFTETHDHIAELQAQIAELRAQLAKKEEELQAALARTEEEAAQKNLAQKKIRELEAQLSELQEDLELERAARAKADKLRRDLGEELEALKTELEDTHDSTAAQQELRAKREMEVAQLKKTLDEEAKVHEQQMVEMRQKHSQAFDELNEQLEQAKRNKVSMEKAKQALESERNELTIELQTLMQGKGDSEHRRKKAEAQVQELQIKHTESERQRLELAEKLTKVQAELDNVNTVLTEVEGKSIKATKDCSAVESQLQDVQELLQEETRQKLSLGTRLRQLEDEQNNLKEQLEEEEEAKRNVEKQLQTVQAQLTDLKKKVEQDAGCLETAEEGKKRVQRDLESTTQRLEEKCAAYDKLDKTKTRLQQELDDMVVDQDHLRQMVSNLEKKQKKFDQMLAEEKNISARYAEERDRAEAEAREKETRALALTRELESLMDLKDEVDRSNKLLRAEMEDLVSSKDDAGKNVHELEKAKRAMEQQMEEMKTQLEELEDELQATEDAKLRLEVNMQAMKAQYERDLAGRDEMGEEKKRALVKQVREMEMELEDERKQRSAAVAARKKLELDLKELEAGIDMANKNRDEALKQLKKLQAQMKDLIRELEDTRMSREEILAQSKETEKKLKGMEADMIQMQEELAAAERVKRQAQLERDELQDEINNQAAKNAQVAEERRRLEARIAQLEEELEEEQCNSELINDRLKKSMLQTDQMNVELAAERSTCQRVEGARAQMERQNKELKLKLQELEGTVKSKYKANMAALEAKIAQLEEQLDMETRERQGATKLVRRTEKKLKEVILQMDDERRNTEQYKDQVDKLNSRMKQLKRQLEEAEEEAQRANANRRKLQRELEDATESADAMNREVNTLKNKLRRGDLPFTVRRTVPRASGIESDEESEPKSETPEPKAE